A genomic region of Zea mays cultivar B73 chromosome 6, Zm-B73-REFERENCE-NAM-5.0, whole genome shotgun sequence contains the following coding sequences:
- the LOC100274559 gene encoding 26S proteasome regulatory subunit 6A homolog-like isoform X1 → MSSSGAPAPAAAMAVDDAEDDQLASMSTEDIIRASRLLDNEIRVLKDELQRTNLELESFKEKIKENQEKIKLNKQLPYLVGNIVEILEMNPEDEAEEDGANIDLDSQRKGKCVVLKTSTRQIQELVEAIVLPMTHKDRFQKLGIRPPKGVLLYGPPGTGKTLMARACAAQTNATFLKLAGPQLVQMFIGDGAKLVRDAFQLAKEKAPCIIFIDEIDAIGTKRFDSEVSGDREVQRTMLELLNQLDGFSSDERIKVIAATNRADILDPALMRSGRLDRKIEFPHPSEEARARILQIHSRKMNVNPDVNFEELARSTDDFNGAQLKAVCVEAGMLALRRDATEVTHEDFNEGIVQVQAKKKSSLNYYA, encoded by the exons ATGTCGTCATCcggcgccccggccccggcggcggCAATGGCCGTTGACGACGCGGAGGACGACCAGCTCGCCTCCATGTCCACGGAGGATATCATCCGGGCCTCCCGCCTTCTTGACAACGAGATCCGTGTCCTCAAG GACGAGTTGCAGCGGACGAACCTGGAGTTGGAGTCGTTCAAGGAGAAGATTAAGGAAAACCAAGAGAAAATTAAGCTCAACAAGCAGCTGCCCTACCTCGTTGGCAACATCGTTGAG ATCTTGGAAATGAACCCTGAGGATGAAGCTGAGGAGGATGGTGCTAACATTGATTTAGACTCACAAAGGAAAGGAAAATGTGTTGTTCTGAAGACCTCCACAAGACAA ATTCAAGAGCTTGTAGAGGCAATTGTACTGCCCATGACACATAAAGACCGGTTCCAGAAGTTGGGTATTCGTCCTCCAAAAGGGGTTCTTTTGTACGGACCACCAGGAACTGGCAAGACACTCATGGCTCGTGCATGTGCTGCACAGACGAATGCAACGTTTCTTAAATTAGCTGGTCCACAACTTGTGCAG ATGTTTATTGGTGATGGAGCAAAGCTTGTCCGGGATGCATTCCAGCTTGCCAAAGAGAAAGCTCCTTGTATTATATTTATTGATGAGATAGATGCCATTGGCACCAAACGTTTTGATAG TGAAGTTAGCGGTGATAGAGAAGTTCAGCGGACAATGTTGGAATTATTGAATCAACTGGATGGATTCAGCAGCGATGAGAGAATAAAGGTCATAGCTGCAACTAACCGTGCTGACATCCTTGACCCTGCTCTGATGCGATCTGGACGGTTGGACCGAAAGATTGAGTTCCCTCACCCATCCGAAGAAGCAAGAGCTAGAATCTTGCAA ATCCATTCAAGGAAAATGAATGTAAATCCTGATGTCAACTTTGAAGAATTGGCTCGCTCAACTGATGACTTCAACGGAGCACAGCTAAAGGCAGTTTGTGTAGAAGCTGGTATGCTTGCCCTACGGCGGGATGCTACAGAG GTAACTCACGAGGATTTCAATGAAGGGATCGTACAGGTCCAGGCGAAGAAAAAGTCAAGCTTGAACTACTATGCTTAA
- the LOC100274559 gene encoding 26S proteasome regulatory subunit 6A homolog-like — protein MSSSGAPAPAAAMAVDDAEDDQLASMSTEDIIRASRLLDNEIRVLKDELQRTNLELESFKEKIKENQEKIKLNKQLPYLVGNIVEILEMNPEDEAEEDGANIDLDSQRKGKCVVLKTSTRQTIFLPVVGLVDPDKLKPGDLVGVNKDSYLILDTLPSEYDSRVKAMEVDEKPTEDYNDIGGLEKQIQELVEAIVLPMTHKDRFQKLGIRPPKGVLLYGPPGTGKTLMARACAAQTNATFLKLAGPQLVQMFIGDGAKLVRDAFQLAKEKAPCIIFIDEIDAIGTKRFDSEVSGDREVQRTMLELLNQLDGFSSDERIKVIAATNRADILDPALMRSGRLDRKIEFPHPSEEARARILQIHSRKMNVNPDVNFEELARSTDDFNGAQLKAVCVEAGMLALRRDATEVTHEDFNEGIVQVQAKKKSSLNYYA, from the exons ATGTCGTCATCcggcgccccggccccggcggcggCAATGGCCGTTGACGACGCGGAGGACGACCAGCTCGCCTCCATGTCCACGGAGGATATCATCCGGGCCTCCCGCCTTCTTGACAACGAGATCCGTGTCCTCAAG GACGAGTTGCAGCGGACGAACCTGGAGTTGGAGTCGTTCAAGGAGAAGATTAAGGAAAACCAAGAGAAAATTAAGCTCAACAAGCAGCTGCCCTACCTCGTTGGCAACATCGTTGAG ATCTTGGAAATGAACCCTGAGGATGAAGCTGAGGAGGATGGTGCTAACATTGATTTAGACTCACAAAGGAAAGGAAAATGTGTTGTTCTGAAGACCTCCACAAGACAA ACTATATTCCTTCCTGTTGTTGGGCTAGTGGACCCTGACAAGCTAAAGCCTGGTGATCTGGTTGGAGTCAATAAAGATAGCTACCTTATACTAGATACATTGCCATCAGAGTACGATTCACGAGTGAAGGCAATGGAAGTGGATGAAAAGCCCACTGAAGATTATAATGACATTGGGGGTCTTGAAAAGCAG ATTCAAGAGCTTGTAGAGGCAATTGTACTGCCCATGACACATAAAGACCGGTTCCAGAAGTTGGGTATTCGTCCTCCAAAAGGGGTTCTTTTGTACGGACCACCAGGAACTGGCAAGACACTCATGGCTCGTGCATGTGCTGCACAGACGAATGCAACGTTTCTTAAATTAGCTGGTCCACAACTTGTGCAG ATGTTTATTGGTGATGGAGCAAAGCTTGTCCGGGATGCATTCCAGCTTGCCAAAGAGAAAGCTCCTTGTATTATATTTATTGATGAGATAGATGCCATTGGCACCAAACGTTTTGATAG TGAAGTTAGCGGTGATAGAGAAGTTCAGCGGACAATGTTGGAATTATTGAATCAACTGGATGGATTCAGCAGCGATGAGAGAATAAAGGTCATAGCTGCAACTAACCGTGCTGACATCCTTGACCCTGCTCTGATGCGATCTGGACGGTTGGACCGAAAGATTGAGTTCCCTCACCCATCCGAAGAAGCAAGAGCTAGAATCTTGCAA ATCCATTCAAGGAAAATGAATGTAAATCCTGATGTCAACTTTGAAGAATTGGCTCGCTCAACTGATGACTTCAACGGAGCACAGCTAAAGGCAGTTTGTGTAGAAGCTGGTATGCTTGCCCTACGGCGGGATGCTACAGAG GTAACTCACGAGGATTTCAATGAAGGGATCGTACAGGTCCAGGCGAAGAAAAAGTCAAGCTTGAACTACTATGCTTAA